Proteins encoded by one window of candidate division TA06 bacterium:
- a CDS encoding HNH endonuclease codes for MLYRQKAGVVEQSEHLVRSLRLKFIVPSVVRLNSYIKRPRQNVRLSKQNIIRRDNRTCQYCGATQGSMTADHVIPKSQGGEDSWENLVCACLACNNKKGDRSLNQVKMSLLRRPKNPHYITFIQYHLGLPDQRWRPYLFLGNNR; via the coding sequence ATGCTTTACCGCCAGAAGGCCGGGGTGGTGGAACAGAGCGAGCATCTGGTGCGGAGCCTGCGCCTAAAATTTATTGTGCCCAGCGTGGTGCGGCTCAATAGCTACATCAAACGGCCCCGACAAAACGTGAGGTTAAGCAAACAAAACATCATTCGCCGGGACAACCGGACCTGTCAGTATTGCGGCGCCACCCAGGGCTCCATGACCGCCGATCATGTCATTCCCAAAAGCCAGGGCGGGGAGGACAGCTGGGAAAACCTGGTCTGCGCCTGCCTGGCTTGCAATAACAAAAAAGGAGACCGCAGTTTAAACCAGGTAAAGATGAGCCTGCTGCGCCGGCCTAAAAATCCCCATTATATCACTTTCATCCAATATCATCTGGGGCTGCCGGATCAGCGGTGGCGGCCCTACCTGTTTTTGGGCAACAACCGGTAA
- the dacB gene encoding D-alanyl-D-alanine carboxypeptidase/D-alanyl-D-alanine-endopeptidase produces MALCRNKIILSTLAIILGGALFFPSGEAAKAQNAKASKTSKGRHSVVYMPKPTGDIQDDLDKLFDQKLPRLGRWGIAVMDLESGDIIYQHNSQSKFIPASNAKLFTTAAALEQLGPNYSYQTEIFALGEIDSSGVLHGDLIVKGSGDPTISELALLEEWADSLKSQGITAVEGDIIGDEGNFVPQKIVSMVPRATNKLVKSKKRMAWQISGLSYRDNLVAVTISGGQLGKPLRVSTDPPMTVKIKNLSRTVKGSSSTVTRRVKDKSGKMVAKTRKVYNVGKAYASFDGEALKITGKLAQGSSKRFLFVAKDPQGHFARVFAAVLKNKGIEVSGQGLALTDKPLALKQQAELIYANYSPPLSEIIKIINKNSHNLYAEALLNTIGSEMGGEGSHQQGSLSERTITEQMGLGTIDLYDGSGLSRLNTVSPQQVVNLLKFMSNQPYWEAFYNSLAIGGIDGTLTRRLSGPKVSGRVYAKTGSIGGVSALSGYLTAKNGKMFAFSIMVNNIYRAKLARRIEDYICQMLVEYLG; encoded by the coding sequence TTGGCGCTTTGCCGGAATAAAATAATACTGTCGACCTTGGCCATTATTTTGGGCGGGGCGTTGTTTTTTCCCTCCGGGGAGGCGGCCAAAGCTCAAAACGCCAAGGCTTCCAAAACCTCTAAAGGGCGGCATTCGGTGGTTTATATGCCCAAGCCCACCGGAGACATCCAGGACGATCTGGATAAGTTGTTCGATCAGAAGCTTCCCCGGCTGGGCCGGTGGGGCATAGCGGTGATGGACCTGGAAAGCGGGGACATCATCTACCAGCATAATTCGCAAAGCAAGTTCATCCCGGCCTCCAACGCCAAATTATTCACCACTGCGGCGGCTTTGGAACAGCTGGGCCCGAACTATTCCTACCAGACCGAGATCTTTGCTTTGGGCGAGATAGATTCCTCCGGGGTGCTGCACGGGGACTTGATCGTCAAGGGTTCGGGAGATCCCACCATCAGCGAGCTGGCTTTGCTGGAAGAATGGGCCGACAGCCTGAAGTCTCAGGGGATCACGGCGGTGGAGGGAGACATAATCGGGGACGAGGGGAATTTTGTGCCCCAGAAGATAGTTTCCATGGTGCCCCGGGCCACCAACAAGCTGGTCAAATCTAAAAAACGGATGGCCTGGCAAATCTCCGGGCTTTCCTACCGCGATAACCTGGTGGCGGTCACCATTTCCGGGGGACAGCTGGGCAAACCCTTAAGGGTTTCCACCGATCCCCCCATGACCGTCAAGATAAAAAACCTCAGCCGCACCGTCAAGGGCAGCAGCAGCACCGTCACCCGCCGGGTCAAGGACAAGAGCGGCAAGATGGTCGCCAAGACGCGCAAGGTTTACAATGTCGGCAAGGCCTACGCCAGTTTTGACGGCGAAGCTCTGAAAATCACCGGGAAGCTAGCCCAGGGCTCCAGCAAAAGGTTTTTATTCGTGGCCAAGGATCCTCAGGGCCACTTTGCCCGGGTGTTCGCCGCGGTGCTGAAGAACAAGGGGATCGAAGTTTCGGGCCAGGGCCTGGCCCTGACCGACAAGCCATTAGCCCTGAAACAGCAGGCCGAGTTGATCTACGCCAATTATTCGCCTCCACTTTCCGAGATCATCAAGATCATCAACAAAAATAGCCACAACCTGTATGCCGAGGCCCTGCTTAACACCATCGGCTCCGAGATGGGCGGCGAAGGCAGCCACCAGCAAGGCTCGCTGTCCGAACGGACGATCACCGAGCAGATGGGCCTGGGAACCATTGATCTTTACGACGGCTCCGGCCTCTCCCGGTTGAACACGGTTTCCCCCCAGCAGGTGGTCAACCTGCTTAAATTCATGTCCAATCAGCCTTACTGGGAGGCGTTTTATAATTCTTTGGCCATAGGGGGAATTGACGGAACCCTGACCAGACGGCTTTCCGGTCCCAAGGTCTCGGGCCGGGTCTACGCCAAAACCGGCTCCATCGGCGGGGTTTCGGCCCTGTCCGGCTACCTGACCGCCAAAAACGGAAAGATGTTTGCCTTCTCTATCATGGTCAACAATATCTACCGGGCTAAGCTGGCCCGCCGGATCGAGGATTACATCTGCCAGATGCTGGTGGAATACCTGGGATAA